CAGCCGTCGATCTCGTCCAGGCTGCGCCGCGCCCGGATCGCCGCCAGCGCCATCGCCCGGCGGCCCTGCGCGGGAGCGGCGAAATGCGCTGCGGTCGTGGCGATCACCGGCACCCGCAGGCGCTCGGCCAGGGCGATCAGCCGGGCATTGCGTTCATCGTCGGTGGGCACCCCGTGCCGGGTGAGTTCGACACTCACCCGATCGCGGCCGAATCGGTCCATCAGATCGCGCAGCGCCGCCTCCGCCTCGGCATCGCCCTGTTCGAGCGCGCGGCGCACATGACCTTTGCGACAGCCGGTGAGGATATGCCAATGCCCCTCCGCGGCGGCCGACAACCGATCCAGGTCGTAGCGCAGAATCCCCTTCTCACCGGCCACCATGTGCGCGGCCGACATCTCCCGCGACAGCCGCCGATAGCCCTCCTGCCCCCGGGCCAGCACCAGCAGATGCGGTCCGGACGGATCCGCTTCCCCGGTGCGCGGTTGCGAATCGGCCATCGACCCGAACAGCGGTGCCGGGACCGCTGTGTCGCGGTGCTCGCCCAGCGACAATTCCGCGCCGAACACCGTCGGCATCCCCCATTCGGCGGCGGCCTCGGCGAAACGCACCACCCCGTAGAAGCCGTTGTGATCGGTGAGCGCCAGCGCCTCCAGCCCCAGCCGCACCGCCTCCTCCACCAGTTCCTCCGGCTGACAGGCACCGTCGAGAAAGCTGTAGGCCGAATGCGCGTGCAGTTCCGCGTACGGCACCGCCGGGCCCGGCTGCGGCGGCCGTGCCCCCGCCCGGTATTCACCCCGGGTATGCGACCACGCCGGACTGTCACCACCGTCGCCCGGCGGCCCGGACCCGCGACCGGGCAGACCGGAGAGCACCCGCTCCATCTCCGCCCACGTCGGCGGACCGTTGCCCCAGCCCATGCGCACGCTTTCGTCGAATCGAACATACTTTCGACATCGATCGTAGCGCCCGTGTCCGACATTCCCGTCGAACACCCGGCGGTGGGACCGGTCACGGTGGCCTGCGTCCCCGGCGGGCCCGCAGACCGCCGAGAATGCGAAGAACGCGGTCAGACACCCCGTTCGGGTTGGTCCAGCATCCGGGCGACCTGGTCGAGTAGCTGCGGCGCATCGCGGACGCGGTGCGCGTCCAGTTCGACCCGCCGGCCGTTCGGATCCGAAATCGTCAGCTTGACGTCGGAGCTCCGCTGGGCGAGCCAGGCCGAGAGCGAACGAGCGAGAACCACGCCGATTCCGCCGGAGCCCAAGGCGACGGACAACAGCTGCACCGTGGCATCGGCCACCCCGCCGGATTGGCGGACCTTCGCTTTCAGCACCAGTCGGTCACTCAACTCGGGATCCGCGCGCAACCATTTCATCAGCAGCGGAACTTCGTCCACGGTCAGTCTCATGTACAGGATCGGATCGTCGTCCATCCGATCATCGTGCCAGCGCACCCCTGGCCCGGCAGCGTGTCGAGCCCGATGAATCATCCGTAAGACGTTCCGCGACAATCCCTCTGGCTCCGGTCGGCGGAAACGGAACTCGAGACCATCACGAGAACTCCGGAGATGGCTTCGCCACGCCCCAATCGTCCGATGTGGCAATGAAATCCGTAGGCAACTCCAGACTCCGCAGAATACGCCCCGACCGGATCGTCTGATTGCCGACGAAACTCGGCTGGCTCGCCCGCTGACCTCCGATTCATGCGCTGTTCTACGGCGCGCAGGGCACCTTGTACGCCGGGCTGTATCCGCCCGAGGTCCGGTACACCGGATTGTCGTTCGTGTACCAGGTCTCGGGCGTCTACGCCTCGGGCATCACCCCGATGATCGTCACGGCACTGATCGCGGCAGGCGGTAAACCCCATGGCTGGCCTGCGGCTATCTGGTGGCGACGGCGGTGATCAGCGTGATCGCGACCCTGTTCGTCAGCGAGGACGACCGGCTCACCGCCTGAGCCCGATCAGCCGTGTCCGGCGCCCGACAGCAGGATGCGGCGACGGCGACGGCTCCGCCGCGCGGCTTCCTCCCCCGCGGCCGCGGCCTCTTGTTCGGAGGCGCCGGCCGCGATCGCCTTCGCGCGCGCCTCGGCGCTCGCCTTCTCGTCCTTGGCCGCCGACCGCTGACGCAGCGTTTTCCACAGACCCACCGTCATCTCCTTCGGCTCGTGAATATCCGGGCACTGCTCAGCATGGCCGCCGAACACCGCGGCCGCTATCGGCCCGTGGGATGAACAGGGCGCGCTACCTACATCTCGAGAGGTAGGCAGACTGTCGTACGAATGTGGTCCGGCCCCTTGGCAGGCTATCTTACTTTGGAGTAAGTTCGGGGGAAATAAACCTGCAAGGGAGCAGCGATGTCGGATAACCACGCGGCCGAACACGGCTATCTGGCCCGTCGGCGGGCCCGCCGGGATCTGGCCGGCAAACATGTCGTCATCACCGGCGCCTCCTCGGGAATCGGACGGGCCGCGGCCGGCGCGGTGGCCGCCAAGGGCGCGGTGGTGCTGCTGCTCGCCCGGCGCGGTGAGGAACTGAACGCCGTGGTCGAGGAGATCACCGCCGCGGGCGGACAGGCCTACGCCTACCAGTGCGATGTCACCGATTCCGACTCGGTCGACCACACCGTGAAGGCCATTCTCGACACCCACGGCCATGTCGACATGCTGGTCAACAATGCCGGACGGTCCATCCGCCGCGCGGTGCACCGTTCCACCGACCGGCTGCACGATTTCGAACGCACCATGGCGGTCAACTACTTCGGCGCGGTGCGGATGACCCTGGCCCTGCTGCCGCAGATGCGGGAGCGCAAATCCGGTCACATCGTGAACATTTCGAGTGCGGGCGTGCAGGTCGCCACCCCCCGATTCGCCGCCTATCTCGCCAGCAAGGCCGCACTGGATAAGTTCGCCGAGGTCACGGCGGCCGAAATGCTGTCCGACAACATCACTTTCACCACTATCCACATGCCGCTGGTGCGGACGCCGATGATCACGCCCAGCGGTAAGCAGGGCCCCTCGGAATCCCCGGAGTGGGCGGCGGCCACCATCGTGCGCGCACTGACCGACCGGCCCCGGCGGATCGATGTCCCGGTGGGCACCCTGGCCGAATACGGAACGCTGTTCGCGCCCGGAATCAAGGATCGCGTGATGCACCGGTACTACCGGGCGCTGCCGGACTCCCCCGCCGCCAAGGGTGAGCGAGCTCCGGCCGACAACGAGTCCGCTCCGGAAGTACCGGCGCCGCGGCCGAAGCCGCAGCACACCCCCTCGACCGCCGGTCGCGTCACACGGTCGACACTGCGCCGCGCCGCCCGGCTGGTTCCCGGCACCTACTGGTGACTCCCGGCGTCACTCGATCGCGCGAACCTCGTCCGCGACGATCGCCTTCGCCGGTTTCGGATCCGCCCCGCAGCTCGCCTGACGCGGCGGGTAGCCGATCGACCGCGCGGTGACCAGCCAGCGACGCCCGTCGCTGTGGGTCACCCGCGCGGCACCGGCGGCGGTGGCCGGATCCCGCCCCGGAATCACATCGGTGACCTCGGTGGCGGTGAGCTGATCGAGATCGGCCGGAATCCGTTGCCGCACCGCGATCTCGGCCACCTGCTCGACCGGCGAACTACAGCTGCGGCCACGGAACCCGTCCAGCGACACCGCATTCCGGAGCGCGGAATCCACGGCCCGCATCGCCGATTCGCCGTCGACCCGGCCGTAGGTCAGACCCGACGGCAGGATCACCATCGCGGGCGCGAAGCGATGACCACCGGTATGTGAACACTCCCAGACCAGCTCCGGATACTCCGCCGCCAGCCGGGCGGCGATCGGGCGGCCGAGCCGGGCACAGCACTGGTCGCGTTTTCCGTGCGCGCACACCAGGGTCAGCGGACCCCGCACGGCCGCACCGATTCCCGGCGCCGGACCGTTCAGCAGGTGCAGATCGATATCGAGCAGCTGCTTCGGATCCGTGATCGACAACCGTTCACACCAGGAGCCGTCCGGCCGGGTGGAGACGAGCAGAACCGTTCGCACACCGGTGAATTCGCCGCGTCCGGGTCGCCGGATCAAGGTGGGCCGCACCCGGGCGGCCGCGGTGCGCGCGGACAGTTCGGCGGTGAGCTCCTCGCCGAGCACCGCATCGCCGATCACATCGCGCCCCCAGGCCCCGGGCTGTTCGACGCACAACCAGCCGCTCACCCTGGTCGCACTGCCCGGCAACGGAATATCGGCCGCGGCCGTCGAGCACGGCAGGCCGGTGAAGTCGCTCACTGCCCCAGGAACGGCAGCACCACGGCCGCGAACTCCCGGTACCGGTCGCGGTGGATGCTGTGCCCGCAGCTGAAGCTCTGGACCCGGCAGTCCGGCACCCGGGCGCGGAACATCTCCAGCTTCTCCGGATCGACCATGCCGCCCGGACCACCGCGCAACATCAGGGTGGGTGCGGTGATTCCCGTCAATCCCTCCCACCACTCCGGATGGGGTTTGCGAAACTGCTCCAGCGCCGGTGCGGTCATGGACCGGTCGAAGGCCAGGACCGCGCGGGGGTGCCGGATCACACTGGTGGTGGCATGCCACAGTTCCGGAACGGACGGCAGCCGCCGGGTCGGGTTGAATTGCTCGTCGCCGGAACGCAGGGGCAGCGGCTGCTCCTCGAGCACCAGCTTGCGCACCAGCTCCGGCCGCTCGATCGCCGCCCACGAGCAGGCGTAGCCGCCCAGCGAATGACCGACCAGATCCACGGTGCTCAGTTCCAGCCGCTCACACAGGCGCAGCAGATCCGCGCCGAAATCGTCGAACGGATAGGTGGCGGTGCGCCCGCTGCGGCCGTGGCCGCGCAGGTCGGGGATGATCACCCGCCGGCCCGACCGGATCAGCGCGGTGGCGAACCGATCCCAGGTGTGTCCGTCGCCACCCATCCCGTGCACCAGCAGCACCGGCACCTCCGAGAACGGATGCGATACCGGCGCGATACCCGAATCGCGGTAGGCGATCTGCACACCCGCCAGGGGCACCCGGATGACATTCGACTCCACGATCAGCCAGGATACGTCGCCGCCGGTGGCGTCGCCGCAGGTTGTGGGGCGTTCCATAGTGCGGGAGCCCCACCCGGGCGGAGTCCGTATCGTCGGAGGAGCACAACCGGATACCGCCTGGACCGAAGGGACCCTCCGCCATGACCGAGCCCGACGATCGCGTACCCGCACCTCAGGGCAAGGCCCTGGGTATGCCCTACGACTGGCGCCGGCCCACCTTCGCTCGCATCCGCGCCCGGCTGTGGAATCCGGACGATCCGCGGATCTTCACCCCGAAATCGTTCGGCTGGGGCTACGACCTGAATCTCTACCGGCTGCTGCACCGGCGCTGAGCCGGGCCGTCATTCGTAGAGACCCTCCACATGCCAGGCGCGCTCGTAACCGATCAGCAGTAGCGCGCGCTCCTCGGCGTCGAGAAGGATCTGCGCGCGGACCGCACCACCGGAATCGCCGGTGGCCCACCATCGTTCGTCCAGCAGCCACGGACCCGCCCAGCCGGCGATCCGCCACGATCTGCTGCCCCAGTGCAGGACGTCCGGATCGGCGGTGAACATACCCCGTTCGGTGAGCCAGATCGGAAGGCCGTCGGCTGATTCCAGCCGGACCTCGGGCCGGTTGAGCAGCAGTACCGCGGGGGCCGGTTGCGGCAGGTGGCCGGGCCAGGGCCGGGCGGGATCGGCGGCGGGCACCGCCTCCTCGCCGAAGGTGACGAGGGTGACGCGTTCGGCGGGGCCACGGCCACCACTGAGAACACCGATCCGCACCGCCTCACCACCCAGCAGACCCTGCACCCGGACCAGGGCGCGCCGGGCCCGCTGTTCCTCCTCACCGACTCCGCCCCAGAGGCCCAATTGCAGCGCACCGGCCGTCACCACCTCGACCGGTTCCAAGCGCAGCAGCGTGATCGGCGCCGACGGCGGCGCCTCGGAAGCGCCTGTCCGCCCGCGCTTTCCGCTTCGCACGGCACGATGGGTCAACCATCCGTCGAGCTGCCAGCGCACTCGATCCGCGGTGGTCTCCGGGGTCAGCGGTTGCGCACAGCGCCAGATTCTCGACAGTTGTTCCCCGGCCGCGGTTTCGGCGTGCACCGCGAGCCGGGTACAGGCCACCGATGCCGCCGCCAGACGTTCGTGCAGCCGGGTGGCGAGCATACGCCCGGCGAAGGCGGCGGCATCGACCCGCTCGATCGGCGGATCACAGCGGTACTCCACCACCAGATCCGCGGCGGGCGGGGCCGCCGACGGCGGGCGTTCCGGTTCGGCACGGGCGCAGCGGTGCGCGCGGATCGCATCGGCGCCGAATCTGGAGGCGACCTCGGCGGGGGTGAGAGCGGCGAAGTCACCGATCCTGCGTAAACCCAAGCGATGCAGGAGATCCACCAACTCGGCGCGTTCCGGCGGCGCCAAGCTCGGCTCGACCGCCAATTCGCCCACCGGAAGCGGCGCCAGGAACTTCGCGGCCGTACCGGGTTCGACGATCTGCGCGTGGCGGGCCGCGATCACCGCGGCCGACAGTTCGTCGGCGATGCCGATCCGGCACTCCACACCGGTCGCGGCGACCGCGTCGACCAGATGTTCCGCGGCCTGTTCCTCGGAACCGAAATATCGGGCGGCGCCGCGCGCGCCGAGTACCAGCAGCCCCGGGCGTAATACCTCCACCCCCGGCACCGTCGCGTCCACCGCCGTCGCCACCGGCTCGAACAAGCGCGCATCCCGGTCCGGATCCGACTGCGCCACATGCAGATCCGGGCATCGCGCCTGCGCTTCGCGCCTGGTCAGCCCACGCCGGACCCCGGCTTCGCGAGCCACCGCCGAACAGGCCACCACCCGATTCGCGTGCAGCACCACCACCGGGCGCAGCGGTGAGAGATCGGCCACGGCCGCCGCGGCGACGGCCGGCCAATCCGGGCACCACACCGCCAGCACCCGGAATCCGGGCCGCTTCATCGCGGCACCATCCGGACACCGGCACCGTGCTCAGGACGCGACATCGCGGCCGATCCCCACCGCCGGCGCGACCGCCACCTGCCGCGAATCCGTTTCCGGTGCGACCCATTCGACGCGCCCGTTGTGCGGGCACAGATCCAGGCGGCCGGTGCGCACCTGTGCCGAGCGCGCGTGGACGCGCACATCCAGATGTACCGAACACAGGCGGCCGCGCCCCCGGCCCAGCCCCGAATAACCCGTGACCTTGCTGTCGATCCGCAATGTCGGACCGCTCCACTTCCCGTCGGTCACCACCAGGGTGGACCCTTTACTGCGGGCGCGGGCGGCGAGGATCCGAGTCCGGCTGGGCGGCACGGAAATACCTGCCAGGCCGACCACCACCAGATCCAAACCATCCAGCAACACCGCGGCGACCTCCACCGGATCCGGTCCCGGATCGGTCACCACGGCCAGCCGCCCCAGATCGGCGCCCATCTCCGCGGCGGCCAGCAATCCGAGCCGAGGCAGTCCGATCGCCGCGGCGTAACCACCACCGCCGGTCACCGCGGCCAGCAGTCCGGTCAGGAGCGAACCCGCGCCCGAGTACGCCACCACAGACCCCTTCGGCACCCCGCCATCGGGCAGGATGCCGGCCAGAGCGGGCGGTACGGGAAGCAGCTCCGCTCGCGGTTCGGCGACCACGGGCGGACGTTCCACGACCTCGACCCCGCGAGCCGGAATCGCGGCAATCCGCCGCCGCAGCTCCGCCAGCTGCACGGCCCGCGTATCTGCCGCCGAACCCATCTCGCCGACCACCCATCTCCGTCCGCGAACCTTCAGCACCGTTCCAGCTATCGATCTTAATCGAATATACGTTCGATACGACCCAAAGTAGAACCTTCCGACCGGTCTCCGTCAAGCCGCTCCGGCCCACCCGCCACATCAGCCCCAGTGCGACTGTTCCGTCACCGCGCGGATGTGCCCGGCCCGGGGCTTGCGTTCAAGCGCGCTTCAACTTCTAACGTCGGCGCCATGGCTATGACATGGATGATCACCGGAGCGTCCCGCGGACTCGGGCGGGCACTGACCGAACACCTCCTCGGCGCCGGCGAAACGGTCGTGGCGCTGGTGCGCCGGCCCGATTCGCTCGACGATCTGATTCCCGGCGCCGGACGCCGACTCATCGTGCTCCCGCACGACGCCCGCCACACCGAGGCCGCGGATCGCGTCGTCGCCGCGGCCCTCGACCGCGCCGGATCGATCGATGTGCTGGTCAACAATGCGGGCGTCGGAGTGGTGGGCGCCACCGAGGAACTGCCCGAGGCGGAACTGCGAGATCTGTTCGACCTCAACTTCTTCGGCGCGGTGGCACTGACCAAAGCCGTTCTGCCCACCATGCGCGCGGCCGGACGCGGCGCGGTCGTCAACATGAGCAGCCAGGGCGGCGTGCGAGCATTTCCGGGCGTCGGCGCCTACTGCGCAACGAAATTCGCCCTCGAGGGCTGGTCCGAGGCTCTGGCCGGCGAGGTGGCGCCCTTCGGTATCCGCGTGATGCTGGTGCAGCCCAGCCGTTTTCGCACCGCCTTCAACGCCGATTCACTGCGCCTTGCCGATCCGGCACCGGAATATCACGGGTCCCTGGCCGCGGTGCGCCGGGATATGACCACGTCCGACGGTCACCAGGAGGGCGATCCGGCGCGCGCGGCGCAGATCATCACCGATGTGGTCACCGACGGCCTCGCCGACGGCGCCGAGCTGCCGCTGCGGCTGCCGCTGGGCGCGGAGGCCGTCGCGACCATCCGGGCCGCGCACGAACGCGGTATCGCCTACGCCGAACGTTTCGCCGAGCTCGCGCGCCGGGCGGATTTCCCCGACGCGGTCCCCACGGTCCGCAGCGTCTAGCCTGGTCGGATGGCGACAACCACCGAACGCCTCATGGACCGCGCCCTGCGATCGGTAGAGGCCGGGGCCGGCTCCACCGTCGATGCGCTGCATCTCCTGGTCGCCGACCCCGACGAGGCCGACCACACGGCCCCGCGCCCGATTGCCGAAGTGGCCGAATTTCTCGGCGTCTCACCGGCCACGCTGCGTTATTACGAGAAGCTGGGCCTGGTCGCGGTCGATCGCGACGCGAGCGATCGCCGGATCTACTCCACCGAAGCCGTGCGGCGATTGGTCTTCCTGACTCGGATGCGCCTGAGCGGAATGCCGATCACGGACCTGCAACGCTATGTCGAGCTGGTCGACGCCGGTGCGCACACCGTCGACGACCGGCTCGACATGCTGCTGGAACATCGGGAGACGATCAAACGCCAAATCAGGGAGCTCACACTGTCTTTGGCGGCCACCGAATACAAGATCGCCACCTACGGCGGGCACACCGGTGACTGACCCGGCCGGCTGTGACGGTGGCCAACCGCAGCCCGAAGCAGGCCGGTCGTCCTGGTTTTCGGCTATCCTCGCGCCGTGACCGAACGCGCCCGCCCCATCGTCGGCCCCGACTACCTCGTCGCCGGCCGTTACCGCCTGCAGTCCAAACTCGGAGGCGGCGGTATGGGCGCGGTATGGCTGGCCACCGACCGGCTGCTCAACCGCGAGGTCGCCATCAAACAGGTGCTCACCACCGCCGGGCTCAGTGAGGCCGAGGCGACCGAGGTACGCAATCGGATCGTGCACGAGGGCCGGGTCGCGGCCAAGCTCTCGCACGAGCACGCCATCGCCGTCTACGACGTGGTGCTCGAGGCCGGTGAGCCGTGGCTGGTCATGGAGTACCTGCCCTCGCGCAGCGTCGCCAAGGCGCTGGCGCTGGCCGACACCCTCTCCCCCGTCGAGGTCGCCCAGATCGGCGCGCAGGTGGCCGACGCGCTGGCGACCGCCCATGCCGCCGGCATCGTGCACCGCGATATCAAACCGGGCAATATCCTCGTCGCCGATCGCGGCGCCGAGGTGGGGATGGCCAAACTCAGCGACTTCGGCATCTCGAGCGCCGGTGAGGCATTCGACGAACCCGAGGACGTGATCACCGGCACCCCTTCGTATCTGCCGCCGGAGGTGGCGCGCGGGGCCCAGCCCGGTCCGGCCAGTGACGTATTCTCGCTCGGCGCAACGC
The genomic region above belongs to Nocardia spumae and contains:
- a CDS encoding effector-associated constant component EACC1 yields the protein MDDDPILYMRLTVDEVPLLMKWLRADPELSDRLVLKAKVRQSGGVADATVQLLSVALGSGGIGVVLARSLSAWLAQRSSDVKLTISDPNGRRVELDAHRVRDAPQLLDQVARMLDQPERGV
- a CDS encoding SDR family NAD(P)-dependent oxidoreductase; this encodes MSDNHAAEHGYLARRRARRDLAGKHVVITGASSGIGRAAAGAVAAKGAVVLLLARRGEELNAVVEEITAAGGQAYAYQCDVTDSDSVDHTVKAILDTHGHVDMLVNNAGRSIRRAVHRSTDRLHDFERTMAVNYFGAVRMTLALLPQMRERKSGHIVNISSAGVQVATPRFAAYLASKAALDKFAEVTAAEMLSDNITFTTIHMPLVRTPMITPSGKQGPSESPEWAAATIVRALTDRPRRIDVPVGTLAEYGTLFAPGIKDRVMHRYYRALPDSPAAKGERAPADNESAPEVPAPRPKPQHTPSTAGRVTRSTLRRAARLVPGTYW
- a CDS encoding sucrase ferredoxin, which translates into the protein MSDFTGLPCSTAAADIPLPGSATRVSGWLCVEQPGAWGRDVIGDAVLGEELTAELSARTAAARVRPTLIRRPGRGEFTGVRTVLLVSTRPDGSWCERLSITDPKQLLDIDLHLLNGPAPGIGAAVRGPLTLVCAHGKRDQCCARLGRPIAARLAAEYPELVWECSHTGGHRFAPAMVILPSGLTYGRVDGESAMRAVDSALRNAVSLDGFRGRSCSSPVEQVAEIAVRQRIPADLDQLTATEVTDVIPGRDPATAAGAARVTHSDGRRWLVTARSIGYPPRQASCGADPKPAKAIVADEVRAIE
- a CDS encoding alpha/beta fold hydrolase, with the protein product MERPTTCGDATGGDVSWLIVESNVIRVPLAGVQIAYRDSGIAPVSHPFSEVPVLLVHGMGGDGHTWDRFATALIRSGRRVIIPDLRGHGRSGRTATYPFDDFGADLLRLCERLELSTVDLVGHSLGGYACSWAAIERPELVRKLVLEEQPLPLRSGDEQFNPTRRLPSVPELWHATTSVIRHPRAVLAFDRSMTAPALEQFRKPHPEWWEGLTGITAPTLMLRGGPGGMVDPEKLEMFRARVPDCRVQSFSCGHSIHRDRYREFAAVVLPFLGQ
- a CDS encoding DUF5808 domain-containing protein → MTEPDDRVPAPQGKALGMPYDWRRPTFARIRARLWNPDDPRIFTPKSFGWGYDLNLYRLLHRR
- a CDS encoding DNA polymerase Y family protein, with amino-acid sequence MKRPGFRVLAVWCPDWPAVAAAAVADLSPLRPVVVLHANRVVACSAVAREAGVRRGLTRREAQARCPDLHVAQSDPDRDARLFEPVATAVDATVPGVEVLRPGLLVLGARGAARYFGSEEQAAEHLVDAVAATGVECRIGIADELSAAVIAARHAQIVEPGTAAKFLAPLPVGELAVEPSLAPPERAELVDLLHRLGLRRIGDFAALTPAEVASRFGADAIRAHRCARAEPERPPSAAPPAADLVVEYRCDPPIERVDAAAFAGRMLATRLHERLAAASVACTRLAVHAETAAGEQLSRIWRCAQPLTPETTADRVRWQLDGWLTHRAVRSGKRGRTGASEAPPSAPITLLRLEPVEVVTAGALQLGLWGGVGEEEQRARRALVRVQGLLGGEAVRIGVLSGGRGPAERVTLVTFGEEAVPAADPARPWPGHLPQPAPAVLLLNRPEVRLESADGLPIWLTERGMFTADPDVLHWGSRSWRIAGWAGPWLLDERWWATGDSGGAVRAQILLDAEERALLLIGYERAWHVEGLYE
- a CDS encoding SDR family NAD(P)-dependent oxidoreductase codes for the protein MAMTWMITGASRGLGRALTEHLLGAGETVVALVRRPDSLDDLIPGAGRRLIVLPHDARHTEAADRVVAAALDRAGSIDVLVNNAGVGVVGATEELPEAELRDLFDLNFFGAVALTKAVLPTMRAAGRGAVVNMSSQGGVRAFPGVGAYCATKFALEGWSEALAGEVAPFGIRVMLVQPSRFRTAFNADSLRLADPAPEYHGSLAAVRRDMTTSDGHQEGDPARAAQIITDVVTDGLADGAELPLRLPLGAEAVATIRAAHERGIAYAERFAELARRADFPDAVPTVRSV
- a CDS encoding MerR family transcriptional regulator, which produces MATTTERLMDRALRSVEAGAGSTVDALHLLVADPDEADHTAPRPIAEVAEFLGVSPATLRYYEKLGLVAVDRDASDRRIYSTEAVRRLVFLTRMRLSGMPITDLQRYVELVDAGAHTVDDRLDMLLEHRETIKRQIRELTLSLAATEYKIATYGGHTGD
- a CDS encoding serine/threonine-protein kinase; translation: MTERARPIVGPDYLVAGRYRLQSKLGGGGMGAVWLATDRLLNREVAIKQVLTTAGLSEAEATEVRNRIVHEGRVAAKLSHEHAIAVYDVVLEAGEPWLVMEYLPSRSVAKALALADTLSPVEVAQIGAQVADALATAHAAGIVHRDIKPGNILVADRGAEVGMAKLSDFGISSAGEAFDEPEDVITGTPSYLPPEVARGAQPGPASDVFSLGATLYTAIEGQPPYGFDDDNDVIVTRAAMAQIIPPTRSGPLTEVLLHMMEPAPQRRPTMAEAREEILTAAFGPGTGPYILGAPIRTEDGTIPAWAARNSAAGLRSPHSAPLPRPQRVAAPNAAAAQPRLGKSKLVDIDFTTFGPNAAPLAIAVGLLIGLLILIVILVAAM